From a region of the Methanomassiliicoccus sp. genome:
- a CDS encoding ATPase domain-containing protein — protein sequence MREPAKTIPTGVADFDSIIKGGFPAGSVILLVGDLGAGQTEFALTSAAKLAMVKETPQSAAFLLGAGKESRLPDQICYITFSRSKDEVLQELETAFNADFYAAFERVVQFRDFSPAYFRKTMVPRSWTGETTSIFSSDSSNESVLEGLVNYLEEKAPGSMIVIDSLTDLVVSANIEITDLVAVMRGMQRVAKRWGGIIYLVLTNNVLDEKKQRMLMDSVDGSLVFEWSRYLNSSKRQRYMYVEKFISLLPHLDKERIARFATVVTAQSGLVVIDTERIG from the coding sequence ATGCGAGAGCCAGCGAAGACGATACCTACGGGAGTGGCCGATTTTGACTCGATCATCAAGGGCGGGTTCCCCGCTGGCTCGGTCATTCTTTTAGTGGGCGACCTGGGCGCCGGGCAGACCGAGTTCGCCCTGACCTCCGCAGCCAAGCTTGCCATGGTCAAGGAGACTCCTCAGTCAGCAGCGTTCCTGCTGGGAGCGGGAAAGGAATCCCGCCTGCCGGATCAGATATGCTACATCACTTTCTCCCGTTCCAAGGACGAGGTCCTGCAGGAGCTGGAGACGGCGTTCAACGCCGACTTCTACGCGGCCTTCGAGCGGGTGGTGCAGTTCCGCGACTTCTCGCCGGCGTACTTCCGCAAGACCATGGTGCCCCGGTCCTGGACGGGGGAGACGACCTCCATATTCTCCTCCGACAGCTCGAACGAGAGCGTATTGGAGGGCCTGGTCAACTACCTCGAGGAGAAGGCCCCGGGATCGATGATCGTCATTGACTCCCTGACCGATCTGGTGGTCAGCGCCAACATCGAGATCACCGACCTGGTGGCGGTGATGCGGGGCATGCAGCGGGTGGCCAAGCGGTGGGGGGGCATCATCTACCTGGTCCTCACCAACAACGTGCTGGACGAGAAGAAACAGCGCATGCTCATGGACAGCGTGGACGGCTCCCTGGTGTTCGAGTGGAGCCGATACCTGAACTCGTCCAAGCGCCAGCGGTACATGTACGTGGAGAAGTTCATCTCGCTGCTGCCTCACCTGGACAAGGAAAGGATCGCCAGGTTCGCGACCGTGGTGACGGCACAGAGCGGGCTGGTGGTCATCGACACAGAAAGGATAGGATGA
- a CDS encoding KaiC domain-containing protein, translated as MDRVKTGIDGLDEMLEGGLPKSQAVAIMGSFGTGKTTFGLQFIQQGLKQGEKGIFISLEEDQESILSAARSFGWDLAPFIDQKSLAIVKLEPTDAKTTITRIRSELPDFIKSFGASRIVLDSVSLLNLLFDADHEKRSNLFNLIQMIKKTGATCLMTAEVNDSNPNASRDGLVEYAVDGVIALRYEENKERGEVQLTVRVMKMRRIAHSRRVKPYAITAKGIEVHAAADAF; from the coding sequence ATGGATCGCGTGAAGACGGGAATTGACGGGCTCGATGAGATGCTGGAAGGCGGCCTCCCCAAGTCGCAGGCGGTTGCGATCATGGGCTCCTTCGGTACGGGTAAGACCACCTTCGGGCTGCAGTTCATCCAGCAGGGTTTGAAGCAGGGAGAGAAGGGCATATTCATAAGTCTGGAGGAGGACCAGGAGTCGATCCTGTCCGCTGCCCGCTCGTTCGGGTGGGACCTCGCGCCGTTCATCGACCAGAAGAGCCTGGCCATCGTCAAGCTGGAGCCGACCGACGCGAAGACGACCATCACCCGCATCCGGAGCGAGCTCCCGGACTTCATCAAGAGCTTCGGGGCGTCGCGCATCGTGCTCGATTCAGTGTCCCTTCTCAACCTCCTCTTCGACGCCGACCACGAGAAGCGTTCGAACCTGTTCAACCTTATCCAGATGATCAAAAAAACCGGTGCGACATGCCTCATGACCGCCGAGGTCAACGATAGCAACCCCAACGCCTCCCGCGACGGTCTGGTGGAGTACGCGGTGGATGGTGTCATCGCCTTGCGGTACGAGGAGAACAAGGAGCGCGGGGAGGTCCAGCTGACGGTCCGGGTGATGAAGATGCGCCGCATCGCCCACTCGAGACGGGTGAAGCCGTACGCCATCACCGCCAAGGGGATCGAGGTCCACGCCGCGGCCGATGCCTTCTAG
- a CDS encoding dihydrofolate reductase family protein: protein MSENDRHVVLYLAVSLDGHVARRDGSVDWLPTEGPEDHGYAQFLSTVDTVVMGRTTYEQLLTFGPYPYRGMEGYVFTSRRRGQDANVRFVSGAVKTFASELRSAPGKDIWLVGGARLAQSFLAAGEVDRVIITVVPRLLGEGIPLFGRGPERPLRLVSCETFSDGLVQLRYGVDDLTRALP from the coding sequence ATGAGCGAGAACGACCGCCACGTGGTGTTGTACCTCGCGGTCAGCCTGGACGGCCACGTCGCCCGGCGGGACGGCAGCGTCGACTGGTTGCCGACCGAAGGACCTGAAGACCACGGTTACGCGCAATTCCTAAGCACCGTGGACACCGTGGTCATGGGCCGGACGACCTATGAGCAGCTGCTGACCTTCGGCCCCTACCCCTACCGAGGAATGGAAGGCTATGTCTTCACCTCCCGCCGTCGGGGGCAGGATGCGAACGTGAGGTTCGTCAGCGGCGCCGTCAAGACCTTCGCCAGCGAGCTTCGCTCCGCCCCGGGGAAGGACATCTGGCTGGTGGGAGGGGCCCGGCTGGCGCAGAGCTTCCTGGCGGCCGGGGAGGTCGACCGGGTGATCATCACGGTAGTGCCCCGCCTCCTGGGAGAGGGCATCCCCCTCTTCGGACGGGGCCCGGAGCGACCGCTCCGCCTCGTGAGCTGCGAGACCTTCTCCGACGGCCTGGTCCAGTTGAGGTACGGCGTGGATGACCTCACTCGTGCATTGCCTTGA
- a CDS encoding GNAT family N-acetyltransferase, translated as MLRTWRLDQTVDLQSMQAEWEAVRKSTGGSIFTSFDWAIEWLRHFDKVASPRVVFVEEYGQVIAIAPFVLTEQKSMGLRLKKLSLIGNGAGVAELYELGLLVDENREDVLERIVEEMDKIEWNVLHLNEMSDGAVAQSLYRKVAERWETDELVHTPCPVIDIPPEGDVMEVLSSRTKRSLRKISNGLEAESRIRYRCVDLPKEAEEAVSMYTLQHLARWEDKGGSIFSSENLSSFLKQVMTATVAEGRGMIYEVWIDGSLASQMLCLEDGDIMRAYRVGMSNKFSEFSPGNLVSLYALTEAQKAGFTKFDFGAGPEEYKYRFGARDVPLLRIQAKRGTVRAMSKITSLPVVKQLVDRSGVKDQALKAMHE; from the coding sequence ATGCTCAGGACGTGGAGGCTGGACCAGACCGTCGACCTGCAGTCCATGCAGGCGGAGTGGGAGGCGGTAAGGAAGAGTACTGGAGGTTCGATCTTCACCTCCTTCGACTGGGCCATCGAGTGGCTCCGTCACTTCGACAAGGTGGCATCGCCCCGTGTGGTGTTCGTGGAGGAGTACGGCCAGGTTATCGCCATCGCTCCCTTCGTGCTCACCGAGCAGAAGTCCATGGGCCTCAGGCTCAAGAAGCTGTCCCTCATCGGTAACGGCGCCGGGGTGGCCGAACTATACGAGCTCGGCCTGCTGGTCGACGAGAACCGCGAGGACGTCCTCGAGCGCATCGTGGAGGAGATGGATAAGATCGAGTGGAACGTCCTTCATCTCAACGAGATGAGCGATGGGGCGGTGGCTCAGAGTCTGTACCGCAAGGTCGCGGAACGCTGGGAGACCGATGAGCTCGTCCACACTCCCTGCCCGGTCATCGATATCCCTCCTGAGGGAGATGTCATGGAAGTGCTATCGTCCCGCACCAAGCGCTCGCTGCGCAAGATATCCAACGGGCTGGAGGCAGAGAGCCGCATCCGGTACCGCTGCGTGGACCTGCCGAAGGAAGCGGAGGAGGCGGTGTCGATGTACACCCTCCAGCACCTGGCCCGGTGGGAGGACAAGGGCGGCAGCATATTCTCCAGCGAGAACCTCTCCAGCTTCCTCAAGCAGGTCATGACCGCCACCGTGGCCGAGGGACGCGGCATGATCTACGAGGTATGGATCGACGGATCCCTGGCTTCACAGATGCTGTGCCTGGAGGACGGGGACATCATGCGCGCCTACCGGGTGGGTATGAGCAACAAGTTCTCAGAGTTCTCCCCTGGCAACCTCGTGTCATTATACGCACTCACCGAGGCGCAGAAGGCCGGCTTCACCAAGTTCGACTTCGGGGCCGGGCCAGAGGAGTACAAGTATCGCTTCGGGGCGAGGGACGTTCCCCTGCTGAGGATCCAAGCCAAGCGGGGGACCGTGCGGGCGATGTCCAAGATCACCTCCCTGCCCGTGGTCAAGCAGCTTGTGGACCGGTCAGGAGTGAAGGACCAGGCACTCAAGGCAATGCACGAGTGA
- a CDS encoding glycosyltransferase has product METERIVMTSTFYPPYHLGGDAVHVRYLAEELVRRGHEVHVIHSRDAYALKAKGKDPAPISSDVVVHPVSTSLGAGSAQLTYISGRNRAAERELRKVIGEVHPAWVHHHNISLLGQGVLDIGRPQLFTAHDHWPVCPRSDLAYLGRDTCDRDRCLTCSLRTGRPPQLWRGNGFKGRLMNIDKVISPSEYMARFLRERAGLESVVLPNFVPPPGPVDGKNAPPHFVFVGVLERHKGLDLLLQGYERSGVKAELHVLGSGSLEPELRAVTERTGGRARGLGFLSRKEVLEEVASAIALVAPSVCQENSPLSCIEALSVGTPLLVSPNGGLPDLVAGGCGLTVETTPTAIGEAMRRMEEDRGLREEASRRALERYARYHSPDSYLHSYLELGRKAG; this is encoded by the coding sequence ATGGAGACGGAACGCATAGTGATGACCTCGACATTCTATCCGCCCTACCACCTGGGCGGGGACGCGGTGCACGTCAGGTACCTGGCCGAGGAGCTTGTTCGCCGCGGGCACGAGGTCCATGTCATCCATAGCCGGGACGCCTACGCCCTCAAGGCCAAGGGGAAGGACCCGGCGCCCATCTCCTCGGACGTCGTGGTCCATCCGGTGAGCACCTCGCTCGGGGCAGGGTCCGCCCAGCTGACCTATATCAGCGGGCGGAACCGGGCCGCGGAGAGGGAGCTTCGGAAGGTTATCGGCGAGGTCCATCCCGCCTGGGTCCATCACCACAATATCTCCCTGCTCGGCCAGGGCGTGCTAGATATCGGCAGGCCTCAGCTGTTCACCGCCCACGACCACTGGCCGGTGTGCCCTCGCAGCGACCTGGCGTACCTCGGCCGGGATACCTGCGATCGCGACCGGTGCCTCACCTGCTCTCTGCGGACCGGCCGACCGCCCCAGCTGTGGCGGGGCAACGGGTTCAAAGGGAGGCTCATGAATATCGATAAGGTCATATCTCCCTCGGAATACATGGCCCGGTTCCTGCGGGAGCGCGCCGGGCTGGAGTCCGTGGTACTGCCGAACTTCGTCCCCCCGCCCGGGCCGGTGGACGGCAAGAACGCTCCTCCGCACTTCGTATTCGTGGGGGTGCTGGAGAGGCACAAGGGCCTGGACCTCCTGCTGCAGGGGTACGAGCGCAGCGGGGTGAAGGCCGAGCTGCACGTCCTGGGCAGCGGGAGCCTGGAGCCCGAGCTCAGGGCCGTCACCGAGCGCACCGGGGGCCGGGCCCGAGGCCTCGGATTCCTGTCCCGCAAGGAGGTTCTGGAGGAGGTCGCCTCGGCCATCGCCCTGGTCGCCCCCTCGGTTTGCCAGGAGAACTCCCCCCTGTCGTGCATCGAGGCGCTGTCGGTGGGCACCCCGCTGCTGGTCTCTCCCAACGGCGGCCTGCCGGACCTCGTGGCCGGGGGATGCGGCCTGACCGTGGAGACCACTCCCACCGCCATCGGGGAGGCCATGCGCCGAATGGAGGAGGACCGCGGGTTGCGAGAAGAGGCTTCGCGCAGGGCGCTGGAACGGTATGCCAGATATCACAGCCCGGATAGCTACCTGCACTCCTACCTGGAACTGGGGAGGAAGGCGGGATGA